In Nomia melanderi isolate GNS246 chromosome 4, iyNomMela1, whole genome shotgun sequence, the following are encoded in one genomic region:
- the Nup98-96 gene encoding nuclear pore complex protein Nup98-96 isoform X3, with protein MPSMFGQSGNTSFSGFNTAQQTSPFGQSAFGKPIATTSFGSGATPVFGSSNTSLFSSKPSGSTAGGLFSNTTTPPAFTQPSFGGFGTTNTNTNLFGSQQNASTSLFGANTATSAFGQSNKSAGFSFGATSGTNLFGQPQQTTPQATPFGQSNSTGNTNLFGATPGFGSTNNTNTGVIGTVVKFNPVVTTDSMSKNGISHTISAKHCCIAAMKEYESKSYEELRFEDYSVGRKGPSTGLFGTPAQPSPFVNAGAGFGGMSGGFGTTTQSGTSGLFGKPMTSFGTPSTTTTNSFAFNSTPSTNLFGSNNQAKPFGTAAPTPLFATSNTNQTAGTGFGGLNTAQNTTFGSTFGATQPNQSIGLFNQNKSAFNVPSTSSSTGFTSFGQTPSGNAGTTLFGTKSAGTTGFGTAPTFGVTTASTFGITTGFTAGQNSGTSLFNTCFKPAGQTSGFSFGSTSAPSAGLGTNTGLTLGSGSTLFGQQKPGSLFGNTGNNTTFNSSSSFGSSTFGTNSNVGTGMGMGLLGAGASNNQAKSSGTVPVHQQILALVSAPFGDSPLLKNLLPASGKTEELLKPANAPSKIMNGVQYKVTADNKSPKIKAKVVTPAQLSKKSMFEGLEEEDPLSEAFQPRPNAKRLVLRPKSMANSIVSSPTENLQATGKNSQSPEKGEGKTNGTDTDTVENRTIEAIDKENHSQDNNRQLANDRRSSSSWLKTSLPRNSTTKHLEEESFDGQRSPHSSLNASPDEMMNNTVTELRPYAGVNSPKQMHTETNNSVDTPVKNSSAADKSCTDAVTRNTDSSQELDDTSFWTLQSPDWKTNAAKVTLKRAGYYTIPPLDKLEDYVCGETCVVPNFTVGRENYGNVYFSDSFDIYGLNLDEIVHFRHKEVIIYPDDEKKPPVGHGLNRKAQVTLDRVWPHDKSLHKPITDPHRLAAMDYEEKLRRVSAKHDTRFLEYRPETGSWVFKVDHFSKYGLSDSDEDDSGNVPTAIDLKRFKLSESFQKKAAATKLKQSYRPEKKISSSSSTVANGASNESKIENTVSPTSDNARILGTDSHKLQLMKASFFDGSDEEMNDICEQESALLVSGQKSSVVRCYIDSFETLDEEQRQKMTYSPILRSNLTIHRTPSTVYEESIFPKTDSKLKPSMDIVTAKSSIYGRQFPDPVVIPVTAILKWHSEVVPLSKSIINKLQSRCVADAGIHMGRMFKPSWGRGLTLLTLSTRGQADGVPLHSSFEQIGSYVGGRIPEDPTSVAIVQRIQILGGSGTDEDRVEIFKYFSAFTLKRSVEGHLKIQLSHRIMDQEGDCPIFLVDTDINKASMALHAHCSLAEEFADQFAADSFAAYVANVWKLCVALWGTLPDVNVLTVNAADHNIVIARREAIGEWFRSVIQRGLDGLEGEKTMISNEERMLDLLSAAELQGACELAREAGDHCLALLMAQLRSGMPTKTLIKQQIALWQDSGVDENISTDRLKLFALVAGEPLISSKHGLINVCENLDWKRALAVHLWYLSSPVASIRDILELYEASFDATKTTDAYAAAPIPEYRGAVDYELEANNGQSIYDLCYHLLKLFCIGNHTLGNLLNPATHTADPLDYRLSWLMQQVLLALGYSHLAEHVAALTHINFATQLEAYGLWHWAIFVMLHLKDTGKRKAAVKNLLQRHVEIDHIRDYIERETFLREELGIPSVWIHEAKAVKSYVAKRYGEAASYFIQAEQWNTAHEIIIEHLAADAIINENYEYLRELLSPLIPSECSSTISGWSYQGELLWDYMEIAMDIESLLRGADPREISYKLELLKPRLTCLCLKINQFPCPTAKHRLCQAEIAKRTLHLGKSLLQANENRSTVILQLVSQLPLPEDYAQQELRPIVIMRVNEIISQAV; from the exons ATGCCAAGCATGTTCGGGCAATCTGGAAATACATCGTTCA GTGGTTTCAATACAGCGCAACAAACGAGTCCATTCGGACAATCCGCGTTTGGCAAACCGATCGCGACAACGAGTTTCGGCAGTGGTGCAACACCAGTTTTTGGTAGCAGTAACACTTCTTTGTTCAGTTCAAAGCCTTCGGGTTCTACCGCGGGTGGTCTGTTCAGTAACACTACGACTCCACCTGCATTTACTCAACCATCTTTTGGAG GTTTCGGGACAACCAATACAAACACCAATTTATTTGGCAGTCAACAAAATGCTAGTACAAGTTTATTCGGAGCAAATACAGCTACCTCGGCATTTGGACAGTCAAACAAATCGGCCGGATTTAGCTTTGGCGCGACATCGGGAACAAATTTATTTGGACAACCTCAACAGACGACTCCGCAGGCTACACCTTTTGGACAAAGTAACAGCACCGGAAATACCAATTTATTCGGTGCAACGCCCG GTTTCGGCAGTACAAACAACACCAACACCGGGGTTATCGGCACAGTTGTTAAATTTAATCCTGTTGTTACTACTGACTCTATGTCGAAGAACGGTATATCTCATACCATATCAGCGAAGCACTGTTGCATAGCGGCAATGAAGGAGTACGAATCGAAATCGTATGAGGAATTACGTTTCGAGGACTATTCTGTGGGACGAAAAG GACCCAGTACAGGACTATTCGGTACACCCGCGCAGCCTTCACCTTTTGTCAATGCAGGGGCAG GCTTCGGTGGAATGAGCGGGGGTTTCGGAACCACCACACAATCTGGAACGAGTGGTCTTTTCGGAAAGCCTATGACAAGCTTCGGAACACCATCGACAACAACTACGAATAGCTTCGCGTTCAATTCTACTCCGAGCACAAATTTGTTCGGCAGTAACAATCAGGCGAAACCGTTTGGCA CAGCAGCACCAACGCCACTCTTTGCGACCAGCAATACCAACCAAACTGCTGGTACAGGCTTCGGTGGCCTTAATACAGCTCAGAATACTACGTTTGGATCTACGTTCGGAGCGACACAACCGAATCAG AGTATTGGTTTATTTAATCAGAATAAATCGGCTTTCAATGTGCCGTCCACGTCATCCAGTACCGGGTTCACCAGCTTTGGTCAAACACCATCCGGCAATGCGGGCACAACCTTATTCGGTACTAAATCTGCTGGAACAACAGGTTTCGGAACGGCACCCACTTTTGGTGTGACTACAGCATCGACTTTTGGAATTACAACAGGTTTCACTGCTGGCCAAAACTCTGGTACTTCATTGTTTAATACATGTTTTAAACCTGCAGGACAGACGTCTGGATTCTCTTTTGGTTCTACCTCCGCGCCCTCAGCCGGACTGG GTACGAATACGGGTTTGACACTGGGTAGTGGTTCCACTTTGTTTGGACAACAAAAGCCTGGAAGTTTATTCGGTAATACCGGCAACAACACGACATTCAATTCTTCGTCATCGTTCGGATCGTCGACCTTTGGAACTAATTCGAACGTGGGAACTGGCATGGGAATGGGTTTACTCGGTGCCGG CGCGTCGAACAATCAAGCGAAAAGCTCTGGAACCGTGCCGGTACACCAGCAGATTTTAGCACTAGTATCCGCACCATTCGGGGATTCGCCAttattgaaaaatctcttgCCG GCTTCCGGCAAAACCGAAGAGTTATTGAAACCTGCGAATGCCCCTTCTAAAATAATGAATGGCGTACAGTACAAAGTCACGGCGGACAACAAGTCTCCGAAAATCAAAGCTAAAGTAGTTACACCGGCACAATTGTCAAAG aaatcCATGTTCGAAGGCCTCGAAGAGGAGGATCCTCTCTCGGAAGCATTTCAGCCTCGTCCAAATGCAAAGCGTTTAGTATTGCGTCCTAAATCCATGGCGAACTCGATTGTGTCGTCGCCGACTGAAAATTTACAAGCCACCGGAAAGAATTCGCAGTCCCCTGAAAAGGGGGAGGGCAAGACGAATGGAACGGATACGGATACCGTTGAAAATAGAACTATCGAAGCTATAGACAAGGAAAATCATAGTCAAGATAACAACCGGCAGTTGGCGAACGATCGAAGATCATCCTCGTCTTG GTTGAAAACGAGCCTTCCACGGAACTCGACGACCAAACATTTGGAAGAAGAGTCATTCGACGGGCAGCGTTCGCCACATTCGTCGTTGAACGCATCTCCAGACGAAATGATGAATAACACTGTAACCGAATTAAGACCGTATGCCGGCGTTAATTCGCCGAAGCAGATGCACACCGAAACCAATAATTCTGTGGATACGCCGGTAAAGAATTCCTCTGCAGCCGACAAATCCTGTACAGACGCTGTAACTCGGAATACCG ATTCGAGTCAAGAATTGGACGATACTTCCTTTTGGACGTTACAAAGTCCAGATTGGAAAACGAACGCGGCAAAAGTAACGCTGAAACGTGCCGGTTATTACACTATTCCGCCATTGGACAAATTAGAGGATTATGTTTGCGGAGAAACGTGTGTCGTGCCAAATTTTACGGTTGGACGGGAAAATTACGGAAACGTCTATTTTTCTGATTCGTTCGATATTTATGGCCTCAATTTAGATGAAATCG TACATTTTCGACACAAAGAGGTCATCATTTATCCGGATGACGAGAAGAAACCACCAGTCGGACATGGATTAAATCGTAAGGCGCAAGTTACTTTGGACAGAGTGTGGCCGCACGATAAATCTCTGCACAAACCCATCACCGACCCCCACCGACTCGCGGCAATGGATTACGAAGAAAAATTGCGAAGAGTATCCGCGAAACACGATACCAGATTTCTCGAGTATCGCCCTGAGACTGGTTCATGGGTGTTCAAG GTCgaccatttttcaaaatatggCCTGAGCGATTCGGACGAAGACGACAGTGGTAACGTGCCTACCGCCATTGACCTGAAAAGGTTTAAATTGTCCGAGTCGTTCCAAAAAAAGGCGGCTGCGACTAAATTAAAACAGTCGTATCGTCCG GAGAAGAAAattagcagcagcagcagcaccgtTGCCAATGGTGCGAGCAACGAGTCGAAGATTGAGAACACGGTAAGTCCAACGAGCGACAACGCTCGGATCTTGGGTACGGATAGTCATAAATTGCAACTGATGAAGGCCAGTTTCTTCGACGGCAGCGACGAAGAGATGAATGACATCTGCGAACAAG AATCAGCCTTACTCGTTTCTGGTCAAAAAAGTTCCGTCGTACGATGTTACATCGACAGTTTTGAAACTCTGGACGAGGAACAGAGACAGAAAATGACTTACAGTCCAATCTTGCGGTCAAACTTGACGATTCATCGTACTCCATCTACCGTTTACGAAGAGTCGATATTTCCGAAAACAG ATAGTAAATTGAAACCATCGATGGACATCGTCACCGCAAAGTCGTCCATCTACGGTAGACAGTTTCCAGATCCTGTTGTGATTCCGGTAACCGCGATTCTGAAATGGCATTCCGAAGTAGTTCCGTTGTCGAAATCGATTATAAACAAATTGCAGTCCCGCTGTGTTGCCGATGCTG GTATACACATGGGAAGAATGTTTAAACCAAGCTGGGGACGCGGCTTAACGCTGCTGACACTGAGCACGCGAGGACAAGCCGACGGTGTACCGCTACACAGTTCGTTCGAACAGATCGGTTCATACGTGGGCGGTCGTATTCCGGAAGACCCGACGTCTGTCGCAATCGTTCAACGTATACAAATCTTGGGTGGTAGCGGAACCGACGAGGATCgcgttgaaatattcaaa TATTTCTCTGCTTTCACGTTGAAGAGAAGCGTAGAAGGTCATCTAAAGATCCAGCTGTCGCACCGCATCATGGATCAGGAGGGGGATTGTCCAATTTTCCTCGTGGACACGGACATTAACAAAGCGAGCATGGCTTTACACGCGCACTGTAGTTTGGCGGAAGAATTCGCCGACCAGTTTGCCGCCGACAGTTTCGCGGCATACGTAGCCAACGTCTGGAAACTCTGCGTGGCTCTATGGGGAACTCTACCCGATGTAAACGTTCTTACCG TAAACGCGGCTGACCACAATATCGTAATAGCCCGACGGGAAGCCATTGGAGAGTGGTTCAGGAGTGTTATACAGAGGGGATTGGACGGATTAGAAGGAGAGAAAACAATGATCAGCAACGAAGAGAGGATGCTGGATCTGCTGTCTG CTGCCGAACTGCAAGGGGCGTGCGAACTCGCACGAGAGGCGGGCGATCACTGTTTGGCGCTGCTCATGGCTCAGTTACGCAGCGGGATGCCTACGAAAACGTTGATAAAGCAGCAAATCGCGTTGTGGCAAGACTCTGGCGTCGACGAGAACATATCGACCGACCGGTTGAAACTGTTTGCATTGGTGGCGGGCGAACCGCTAATATCCAGTAAACACGGTCTCATCAATGTTTGCGAGAATCTCGATTGGAAGAGGGCATTGGCCGTCCATCTATG GTATCTTTCGTCACCGGTCGCATCCATCAGAGACATATTAGAGCTTTACGAGGCCTCGTTCGACGCGACCAAAACAACGGACGCCTACGCGGCAGCACCTATACCCGAATACAGAGGAGCGGTCGATTACGAGCTGGAAGCGAACAACGGGCAATCGATATACGATCTGTGTTATCATCTGTTGAAGTTGTTCTGTATCGGCAATCATACGTTGGGGAATCTTTTGAATCCCGCTACCCATACCGCTGACCCATTAGATTACAGACTCAG TTGGCTGATGCAACAAGTACTTTTAGCGTTGGGCTACTCGCACTTGGCGGAACATGTTGCCGCGTTGACTCATATCAATTTTGCCACGCAACTGGAAGCGTATGGACTTTGGCACTGGGCCATATTTGTGATGTTACATTTAAAAGACACCGGGAAAAGGAAAGCCGCGGTGAAAAATTTATTGCAACGACACGTTGAAATAGACCATATCCGTGATTACATCGAACGAGAAACGTTTTTGCGGGAAGAGCTCGGTATACCCTCCGTTTGGATTCACGAAGCCAAAGCTGTGAAAAGTTACGTAGCCAAAAG GTACGGAGAAGCCGCGTCGTATTTCATTCAAGCGGAACAGTGGAACACTGCGCACGAAATTATTATCGAACATCTTGCCGCGGATGCTATAATAAACG AGAATTACGAGTATCTACGCGAGCTGTTGAGTCCATTGATTCCTTCGGAATGTAGCAGCACCATAAGTGGATGGTCGTATCAAGGGGAATTGCTTTGGGACTACATGGAGATCGCTATGGATATCGAATCATTGTTGCGCGGGGCCGATCCTCGCGAAATAAGTTACAAATTGGAGCTGCTGAAGCCACGATTAACGTGTCTTTGCTTAAAGATTAACCAATTCCCCTGTCCGACCGCGAAGCACAG ACTCTGTCAAGCGGAAATCGCGAAAAGAACGTTGCACCTGGGCAAAAGTTTATTACAGGCAAACGAAAATAGATCTACCGTAATTCTTCAGCTGGTCTCGCAGTTGCCGTTACCCGAAGACTACGCTCAACAGGAACTTCGTCCCATCGTTATTATGCGGGTAAACGAGATTATATCTCAGGCAGTATAG